In a genomic window of Magnolia sinica isolate HGM2019 chromosome 14, MsV1, whole genome shotgun sequence:
- the LOC131224672 gene encoding heavy metal-associated isoprenylated plant protein 31-like produces MSVIQVRVPNLDCEGCATKIRKALFKLEGVDEIDIEMDSQKVTVRGHAVEEKKVIKTVRRTGKAAEPWPFPAYSHYSSFYKYPAHIANHYYERSSHDVASVHTFFHTPATYSMAVSSDEAVASLFSDENPHACTIM; encoded by the exons ATGTCT GTGATACAGGTGAGGGTCCCAAACCTCGACTGTGAGGGATGCGCCACAAAGATTCGGAAAGCTCTCTTCAAGCTCGAAG GAGTAGATGAAATAGACATAGAAATGGATTCACAGAAGGTTACCGTAAGAGGTCATGCAGTGGAGGAGAAGAAGGTAATCAAGACCGTCCGTCGGACTGGGAAGGCTGCCGAGCCATGGCCATTCCCAGCTTACTCCCATTATTCGTCATTTTATAAATACCCAGCCCACATAGCGAACCACTACTACGAACGGTCCAGCCACGATGTGGCGAGTGTACACACTTTCTTCCATACTCCCGCAACCTACTCAATGGCTGTGTCATCTGATGAAGCTGTGGCATCCCTTTTCAGCGATGAAAATCCACATGCATGCACCATCATGTGA